The nucleotide window GCTGTGACCTTGAGGCCGCGCGCCTTTGCTTCCCTGACCAGGCGCACCGAGCCAGCCGTGCTGAGGTGGGCAAGATGCAGCCGCGCGCCGGTTAGCTCGGCGAGCGCCAGATTGCGGGCGACCATGATGTCCTCCGCGGCCGCTGGCACACCGGGCAGCCCGAGTTGTGTCGACACGATCCCCTCATTCATGCAGCCGCCTTCTGAGAGATGTAGATCCTCACAGTGATCCACCACCGGGATGTCGAAGGCCATCGCGTATTCCATTGCCCGGCGCATGACGAGGCTGTTCATGACCGGCAGGCCGTCGTCCGAGATGGCCACGCACCCGGCGCGCCGCAAATCGCCAATCTCGGCCAGGTCCTTGCCGCCCGAGCCCTTGGTGATGGCGCCAATCGGAAAGACGTTTGCGGTACCAGCCGCGCGGGCTTTCTCGAGAATGAATTCCGTGATGGTCTGGTTGTCGTTGACCGGGTTGGTGTTCGGCATACAGCAGACGGAGGTGAAGCCCCCGGCCACGGCTGAGGCGGCGCCGCTCCTGATCGTTTCCTTGTACTCGAAGCCCGGCTCACGGAAATGCACATGGAGGTCGATGAAGCCGGGTGTCACAAGTTTCCCTGTCGCGTCAATGATCGTGGCACCGGCTGGCGCCTTGAGTGTCGGCCCCACCGCTGAGATTTTTCCATGCTCGATCAAGACGTCGGCCGGACCGTTCGCGCGACCGGGATCCATCACCTGCCCGCTTTTAATAAGGATAATCATTGATTGGCTCCCGACAGGAGATAGAGGATGCCCATCCGCACCGCTACACCGTTGGTGACCTGGTCCAGGATCACTGAGGAGAAGCTGTCGGCAACGTCCGGCGCAATTTCCACACCGCGGTTGATCGGGCCCGGATGCATGACGAGCGCGCCGGGTTCAGCGAGCTTGAGCCGCTCGGCGGTCAGTCCATAAAGTCGCGAGTATTCACGGATCGTTGGGTAGAGCGCGCGCCCCTGCCGTTCGAGCTGCAACCGGAGCATCATGATGACGTCCACGCCCTTCAGACCAGCGTCCAGAGTGTCGTAGAACGTCGCGCCGAGTTTTTCAATGCCGAAGGGCATCATGGTGCGAGGGCCAACCACCCGTACCGCCGCACCAACCTTCGTGAGCGCGTGAATGTTGGAGCGCGCCACCCGGCTGTGCGCGACGTCACCCACAATGGCCACACGCAAACCCTTGAAGGCACGTTGTTTTTCACGGATGGTGTAAAGATCCAGCAGTGCCTGGGTCGGATGCTCGTGCCAGCCGTCGCCTGCGTTGATCACTGAGGATTTCACGCCGCGCGAGAGCGTGTCCGCGGCGCCGGCCGCCGGATGGCGCAGCACGATGATGTCCGCCTGCATGGCCTCGATGTTTCGGGCCGTGTCGAGCAGGGTCTCCCCCTTCACCACGCTGCTATTGGAGGGCGAGAAGTTGATCGCGTCCGCGCTCAACCGCTTGGCGGCCAGCTCGAAGGAGGTCCGCGTCCGTGTGCTCGGTTCAAAGAAGAGATTGACCACTGTCTTGCCGCGCAGGGCCGGCACCTTCTTGATTTCGCGTCCGCTGACCTCCTTGAAGGAGTCGGCGGTTTCGAGAATCAGCATGATCTCCTCAGCAGACAGGGGCGCGATGCTCAATAGGTGCTTGTGCTTGAAGCTCATGCCACACCTCCCTGCCAGATTACGACCCGGTCCTCTTCGCCGTCTTCTTCAAAGAAAACCTGGACAATCTCGTCAGTTGACGTCGGGATGTTCTTGCCAATATAGGTCGCCTTGATTGGCAGTTGCCGGTGCCCACGGTCCACGAGCACGGCTAGTTGGATTTCGGCTGGCCGGCCCAGGTCGATCAGGCCGTCCATGGCGGCGCGAATCGTGCGGCCGGTGAACAGCACGTCATCTACCAGCACGATTTTCCGATCGCCGATATCGAAGGGCACGTGCGTGGTTTTGAGAATTGGCTGTTCCTTCCGGATCGCCAGGTCATCGCGGTAAAGCGTGATGTCCAGCTCGCCCACGGGCACCTTGACGTGCTCGATCTCTTCGATGCGTTTGGTCAACCGGTGCGTCAGGTGTACCCCGCCCGTACGGATACCCACGAGCGCGAGATCCTTTGTGCCCTTGTTGCGCTCTAGGATTTCGTGGGCAATGCGGGTCAGGGCCCGCGTCATCTCGCCTGCGTCCATGATAAGTTTTTCGCGTGCGGCACGTGTCGTCATGCTGGCTTTTCCCGACGTTCAACTCGAGTCTTCGGGGCGGCCGCAGGAAGCGAGGTGAGCAAGACGCACGTTGCTCCCGTGCGCTGCAGGGGGCGGGGCAACCGAGAATGAAGGTGAAGGTCGTGTTGAGTGCCTAACAGGGACAAAAAAACCTTCCCGTCCAGTTGGAACGAGAAGGTCGGTTGTCGGACGACACCGTGGTTCTGATTGGGCATGGCAGATCTCCTTGCTCACCTCGCAGGATGAGCATTAAAGGCGACGCCATCTTATCCAGAGATTGTGGGACCTGTCAAGTTATCGGCAATGGTCAGGCCGTTCTGGTCCAGTGGATCCGGAGCGATTCCCTACTCGGAGGTTTTCTTTTCCGCCTCGATCACGTTCGTGACCTGCACGATGGCCAGCGCCACCAAGGTGGGATCGATGCATAGTGAACAAGGGATGAAGCAGCGGAGCCAGCAGGCATCAACTCGATCCAGGGTGCGTGCCTATCTACAAAGTATGCCACCGCTGGTGTTGGCTGACGCGCGGGGGTGGGCTTAACAGTGATGCAGTGGTCTGGGCAGGAATAACTCGGTCCGTCAGTACACAACTGTCGATCCGTGTCAGGCCGTAGCGAGCGAATAGAGCGTCAGGTCACTCTTGAGGCGCGCATTGGGCAAAATAGTCCGGTGCAGGCGAAAGGTTGGGAGGGATTCGACCAGCTCGGCCTGGAGAATGCGCAGCGGCTGGGCTTGTACGACTGAGTGAAGCGAGCTGGGCCCGGCGATAAAGGCCATGCCTGTGGGTGTCAACGCGCCAGCCACGGCCCGTACGGTTTCGAGCAGTTTCAGTG belongs to Nitrospira sp. and includes:
- a CDS encoding dihydroorotase, translated to MIILIKSGQVMDPGRANGPADVLIEHGKISAVGPTLKAPAGATIIDATGKLVTPGFIDLHVHFREPGFEYKETIRSGAASAVAGGFTSVCCMPNTNPVNDNQTITEFILEKARAAGTANVFPIGAITKGSGGKDLAEIGDLRRAGCVAISDDGLPVMNSLVMRRAMEYAMAFDIPVVDHCEDLHLSEGGCMNEGIVSTQLGLPGVPAAAEDIMVARNLALAELTGARLHLAHLSTAGSVRLVREAKARGLKVTAEASPHHFMLTEEACSGYNTHAKMNPPLRTWADVQAIKDGLRDGTIDVIATDHAPHATQEKQQEFAAAPHGIVGLETAWPLTLTLVEEGTLSLEAAVAKLTTDPAKAFGLDKGTLAPGADADVAITDLNAVWEVDPARFRSKSRNTPFAGWKVKGRILSTLVGGRIVFDAAS
- a CDS encoding aspartate carbamoyltransferase catalytic subunit — translated: MSFKHKHLLSIAPLSAEEIMLILETADSFKEVSGREIKKVPALRGKTVVNLFFEPSTRTRTSFELAAKRLSADAINFSPSNSSVVKGETLLDTARNIEAMQADIIVLRHPAAGAADTLSRGVKSSVINAGDGWHEHPTQALLDLYTIREKQRAFKGLRVAIVGDVAHSRVARSNIHALTKVGAAVRVVGPRTMMPFGIEKLGATFYDTLDAGLKGVDVIMMLRLQLERQGRALYPTIREYSRLYGLTAERLKLAEPGALVMHPGPINRGVEIAPDVADSFSSVILDQVTNGVAVRMGILYLLSGANQ
- the pyrR gene encoding bifunctional pyr operon transcriptional regulator/uracil phosphoribosyltransferase PyrR — its product is MTTRAAREKLIMDAGEMTRALTRIAHEILERNKGTKDLALVGIRTGGVHLTHRLTKRIEEIEHVKVPVGELDITLYRDDLAIRKEQPILKTTHVPFDIGDRKIVLVDDVLFTGRTIRAAMDGLIDLGRPAEIQLAVLVDRGHRQLPIKATYIGKNIPTSTDEIVQVFFEEDGEEDRVVIWQGGVA